The following is a genomic window from Pseudothermotoga thermarum DSM 5069.
TCTTCACCCCAACACCAGGTACCCTGAGCACAGCAATGTATTACACCGAGATGGATCCGATAACCGGAGAGAAATTCCACGTTGAAAAATCGCTGAAAACGAGAAACCAAATGAAAAGAAATGTGCTTTTTACAAAGGAAGAAGAAGTATAATTTTTTCTTGCAAATGTTGCAAAAAGAATGTATAATATGACATAAGGTAAAAATGGTATAACAAATTTTCGAAATTGAATACCAAGCCTCAGCCGTGGGGGTATTGCTGTGCCGAAAACAAAGGTTCTCGTCGTTGGTTGCGGGCGAGTTGGCAAGGAAGTCGTCACTGCAGTTCAAGAAAGCCCAGACATGGAACTTGTTGGAATAGTTGAACAGCCTCACGTAGTGAATGACCTTAGAAAAAAGATAAAGGATATTCCAGTTGTCACCTTCGAGCAAGTTAAAGAACTTGGCAATGTGGATGTTGCAATATTGGCCATAGGCAGTAGGTTGATACCTGAAGTTGCCCCACTTTATTTGAAGATGGGAATGAACACAGTCGATGCTTACGATATTCACGCTGAAGGGATAGTGAGACTTAGGAGAAATCTCGACGTTGTTGCGAAGGAGAACAAAGTTGTGGCTGTGATCGCAGCTGGATGGGATCCAGGGACAGATTCGATAGTAAGGGCTTTGATGGAAGTAATAGCACCGAGGGGGATAACATATACGAACTTTGGACCTGGGATGAGCATGGGGCACACAGTTGCTGTGAAGGCAATAGAAGGTGTGGAAGATGCGATTTCGATAACCATACCAAAAGGGATGGGACAGCACAAAAGAGTTGTGTACGTGAGGGTGAAAGATGGGTACGAGTTTGAGAAGGTGGCAGAAAAGATCTTGAGCGATCCATACTTTTCACACGATGAAACGTATGTATATAAGGTTAACGATGTTTCAAGCCTTGTTGACATGGGACATGGGGTGAAGATAGAAAGAAAAGGTGTATCGGCAAGTGCGCACAATCAAAGAATGGAATTCACAATGAGTATCAACAATCCGGCTGCTACAGCACAAGTTATGGTGGCAGCGGCAAGGGCAAGTTTGAAACAAAAACCAGGGTGTTATACCTTATTAGAAATACCGTTGATTGATTTTCTTTGCGGTGATTTGGAACAACTGATTTGTCGTCTGGTTTGAGTTCAATTTAGGTCAAAGTACCCAAAAAAATCTTAAGGGGGTGTTTGGTGTGAGAAAGTTTGTAACTGTTTTTATCCTGCTTTCAGTATTAACAGTGTACACAGTTGGGTTCTCAGCTTCTCAACCAAAAAGAGGTGGCATTCTTTACGATTATTTAACCAGTGACCCGCTTGGATTCGACGTTCAAGAAAGCACTTTGCTATCCGTCTACACACTTGGAAGGCTTCTTTTCAGCACTTTAGTTCGCTACAAAGGAGAAACCTTGGAACTTGAGCCAGAGCTTCTTGCCAAAATGCCAGAAGTTTCAGAGGATGGTCTTGTTTACACGTTCGAACTGAAGAAAGGTGTTAAATTCCATGACGGAAAAACTGAGTTGACTTCTGACGATGTGAGATTCACAATCGAAAGAATGCTTGATCCAAAAGGAAAAGGGTTGAGCGCTTGGTTGTTCGACATGATACTTGGTGCAAAAGATTTCATGGCGGGAAAAGCAACATCCATAGAAGGTTTCAAGAAGATCGACAACTACAGATTCCAGATAATCCTTGAGAAGCCCTATTCACCATTCATTTACAATCTAGCAGTGCCAGGTGCATCGATATATTCTGAAAAACTTGTAAAAGCTGCTGGAGAAAATTGGAAGCTTAATCCAATTGGTACAGGACCTTTCAGACTAAAGCAATATGTCCCACAAACTGAAATAGTACTTGAGCGAAATCCATATTACTTTGAACCTGGCCTTCCATACTTGGATGGCATTCACATAAGAATTGTTCCCGACACAACAACAGCTTTGATGGAATTTGAAAATGGTACTCTTGATGTCTGCGTTATACCAGTCATCGAATATGAAAGAATCAAAGCAAGTGGAAAATTCAACATTATCGAGACGGTCGCGTTGAACACGTACTATTTCTTGATGAACATGAGCGATCCAATGTGGTCAGATGTCAGACTCAGAAAAGCCATGGCAATGGCTATAGACAAGGAAAAATTGGCAAAAAGCATTTTTGGACCGCGTGCAACTGTTGCAACAAGTTTTGTTACACCCGGTATACCTGGTGCGTATGAACTTGGTAAAGGACCAGCTTACGAATACAATCCAGAAGAAGCAAAAAGACTTGTACAAGAGCTGATAAAGGACGGTGTTAGTGTCAAAGTGCAAGCGTGGCAGTGGGGTGGAGATACACTCTCAGATCCAAACATCATAATCCAGGCAATGGCAAGAGAAGTTGGAATAGATCTTGAAATAATACCAGTCGAAAGTGCCGCATTCAGAGATGCCCGCCGCAAAGGAAAAATTCCCGCAAACTATGGAAACTGGTGGGCTGACATACCAGATCCGGATAACTATCTGTATGTCTTTTTCGCCAGGGATAACATGATGTCGTCTGGTTACAACAACGCACTGGTTCAAGATATGCTGGAAAAGGCGAGAATAGAACCTGATCAAAACAAGAGGATTCAGATGTACAGAGAGATCGAATACATCATTCTAAGAGAAGATGTTGCGATAATACCGT
Proteins encoded in this region:
- a CDS encoding diaminopimelate dehydrogenase; translated protein: MPKTKVLVVGCGRVGKEVVTAVQESPDMELVGIVEQPHVVNDLRKKIKDIPVVTFEQVKELGNVDVAILAIGSRLIPEVAPLYLKMGMNTVDAYDIHAEGIVRLRRNLDVVAKENKVVAVIAAGWDPGTDSIVRALMEVIAPRGITYTNFGPGMSMGHTVAVKAIEGVEDAISITIPKGMGQHKRVVYVRVKDGYEFEKVAEKILSDPYFSHDETYVYKVNDVSSLVDMGHGVKIERKGVSASAHNQRMEFTMSINNPAATAQVMVAAARASLKQKPGCYTLLEIPLIDFLCGDLEQLICRLV
- a CDS encoding ABC transporter substrate-binding protein, encoding MRKFVTVFILLSVLTVYTVGFSASQPKRGGILYDYLTSDPLGFDVQESTLLSVYTLGRLLFSTLVRYKGETLELEPELLAKMPEVSEDGLVYTFELKKGVKFHDGKTELTSDDVRFTIERMLDPKGKGLSAWLFDMILGAKDFMAGKATSIEGFKKIDNYRFQIILEKPYSPFIYNLAVPGASIYSEKLVKAAGENWKLNPIGTGPFRLKQYVPQTEIVLERNPYYFEPGLPYLDGIHIRIVPDTTTALMEFENGTLDVCVIPVIEYERIKASGKFNIIETVALNTYYFLMNMSDPMWSDVRLRKAMAMAIDKEKLAKSIFGPRATVATSFVTPGIPGAYELGKGPAYEYNPEEAKRLVQELIKDGVSVKVQAWQWGGDTLSDPNIIIQAMAREVGIDLEIIPVESAAFRDARRKGKIPANYGNWWADIPDPDNYLYVFFARDNMMSSGYNNALVQDMLEKARIEPDQNKRIQMYREIEYIILREDVAIIPLFHLKNLLATQKNVKGLFRHPTGITVYTYAWKE